DNA sequence from the Drosophila sechellia strain sech25 chromosome 3L, ASM438219v1, whole genome shotgun sequence genome:
ATAGCAGCCTCAATTTTAAAATGCTTCCATATTAGGATAATTTCGAGCTATTTATCCCTCACGCTTATTACAggttacaattttttataacaGTAACCATTTCTTGTTTTTGGTCTGGTCCCATTTAATTAGAAAACAGTTAACGTCGCCCAGCTGATGTGTTATCGAGAGCAAGCAGCTGTTGGcgcgcaaaataaaaatactaaaAGTTAGACAAGAGTTGAAATAATTTTCAGTCACTTGTAGATAagcgaataaataaatattaaatgacaATTCAGTCGTTAGCAACTAATTTTCCTTGAACAACCCTCACTTTCGCATAGCGCTATTTGAATTGTCAACGATTCGATAAGTCCGCTGCATCGCTTTACAACACTGCTGCATTTGAAAATACCGACATCTGCCTGCGAGTCGCAGCAGGCGcgcttgttttattttaagtCGAAACTAGGCGAATTAGTGACTGGAAAAGATGTACAACGACGAGGTGCGAACGCCGCAAGCCCTCAAGAATCGATACATTACAAATGTGAACGGATTAAAGTGCCGGGCGCGCCGGAACAGCCACTCGAACAGCAGCAACTcgtcggcggcggcggcaacgCCAACGAATGGCGgcaaagaaaatggaaaatacagCCCCCAGATGTCGGGAAATGTGTGCACCCCGCCCCCGAAAAGGCTGCACAAGGTGCGGAATCCCTTCGAGGGAGCGATGGCAGATCGTTTACACCTGCCACTGATCGCCAGGTGAGTTTTTCGTGGGGTTGAAAAAACCCTCTTATCGCGACCCTCGTTTCCTTGCAGTCCCTCGCTTTTCCGCTCGCGGACACCCCAACTCTCGTCCACCCAGTTCGAGTGGAACATTGACGAGGTCTCCCAACTGAAACCCGCCGACGTGGAGCCCCATGAAACCCAGTTCCACGATTCCCCCGATCCCGAGCAGGAATCCAAGGCCCAGCTGGCCATCAGTGCCTTTTTCAAGGAGTCACACATTGTGCCAAGTCCGGTGGATTGTCCATTGCGAAAACAGCGCATAATACTCAATTGCAGCGAGGACAACACTCCCATATCGAATAAGTCGCGGAGGATGCGGGATTGCGAGGTGCAAACGGAACTTACTCTGCCGCCGATATTGCCAAAGGCCCTAGAGGATGCCCTGCTTCCGTACTTGCGGCCACACTTGGCTGGCCGCTTGTCTGGCAGGAGCAAATCCAGTGGTGGTCCCGACATCTTTAATAGCTCCATGCGCCGGAAACTCTTCGATCTGCACAATGTCATTGTTTTGGGCGAACAGGACACGGCGGAGCAGTCGAGGTCGATGGTGGGCTCCAGTCCGCAGGGCAAGCAAACAATGTTCGCGGGCAGATTGTCGGATTCCGCCTCCGGGGAAAGCAGCTTCGGCTGCCTTTCTCCCATTAGAAACCTATGCGGACTACCGCCAGGCACTCCCGATAATGGCACTTGCTCGGGAAAGAGGAAACTTCTTATGCACGAGCTGGAGCTGCCGTCGCCCATTGCCCCGTCGGAGCATCTCAGTCGGAGATTGGTGCACTCCAAGGTAGAGGTCAGCGTTACGGAGCAGCACGACACGTTGTCAGAGCGCACGGCATTGAAGTTCACGCCAGACAGGAGTTCCTCGCCCATGGGCGCACTGGAGCATTCCGATTGCAGCATTAATCAGAGGGTTCGTCGGCTGCGTGTGAATAGCACGCGACAGGTTGTAATCGAGGCAGGGGATCAGCCGCTTTTCGAGGAAACGGAGGGTGAGGAAGAGGAGGCTGAAACCGATGACGACGAAGAGGCGGAGGCCATGCAACTATCGACAGTGAGCTTCAACTGCAGCTCCTCCAATTCAGATACTCCGCGCGGACATAAAAGACATCGCTCCGCACAACGCAAGAATCTCTCGCAGTCCTTTAGTGCCAATTTGGAGGAGGAAGCGGATCAGACACCAGATGCGGGCTCCATCCAGCCAGCAGAGGCACCATCTGTAGCGATGCCCCAGCAAGGAGCCAGGATTCCGCTATATCGGGCGGACAGCGGCTTCAACGAGACTTCTAGCACGACCTTTGCCTTCTCGCAGGATCTCCCGCTGGATGTGTCCATGGCCTGCTGCTCCACCCCCTCCACCCGATCTTGACCTCTGCCCTTCGCAGTTCTAGATGGTGGTAGCACCTACATATGTAGTTTTATAGGCAATCTATGCAATAACTCCATTTCACAGGCTAAAGAGAGGAAGACTCGTTTTTTAACTGCAATGTACACCCAccgtttatatatattttgtattcgTAATTGTGTGTTCTTATAGAAATCTGCCAAATAGTGAATTAAGCCGTGTGTTTACGTCATTTATTAACTTAACTCAATGTCTTTGTCTAGTTTAGGGTACTTAATAAAAGTTCGTTCGATGCCATATTTAATGTAATAAAAAGATCCGGAGTTGTGCCATTTTCTAGCTGCTTTAAAAACGAAATGACCATTAAATAAGAATTCACATTGGAGGCATATTGGAGAATTCCTGTCATATAGTGGTGGTCATGGTCATGGAAGTTGGTTGGAAATGATATATGATCTGTGATGATGGGAACTCTTGGGAACGTCAGAGATGGCTCACATCAATTTCAACTTGGATCAGCGTCATCGTTCTGCAATTAATACTACTTACTTTATtcttaattttattcaaaatgtTTGAATTATTTCAAAAGAAATCGATGATCAGGGTATGTGTACCCAAAACAGCGAGAAGACTTATGTATGATCGTGGAACTGGGCTGCAGGAGAATCTGTGGATGTCGCTTTAGTGGATGTTCCTGATCTCCTGGTAAATTCAAAATTGATATGACTACAACTGGAGATGCTGTTGCTTAGTAGCAGTACACGAAAAATTAATATGGGCAATCTTAGTCCGTTGCGGGTAGTTCGTtgttgaaaattgaaaataaatttttgtttttcattgaagttcattaatatttaatagttAAATTCATCAGCATTACTTATCACTAATCTATGTGGAAAAGGTTCGTTTGCGGGGGGGAATGTGGATTGTTGTGATCTGACAGGTACTAACTCTCTTTTTGCTTTATAAAATTCCTGCTATATAGATAGATTCTAGAAGCCCAAGTCGCCCTTGTGCGAACTGACTTTTTAGACGATCTTAGATCACCCTCGTAAAATTtaacatatattaaaaaaatacctCCCTTCTATTTCGGCACTCTGCTACAAAACATCTCTACTTGTAAGTAAATActtatttatattcttttTAAAAAAGTCTCCGAGAAAGTGATAAGTTTCCATATCCCGAAGAACATCGAATTTTCAAATCTGCAGTCGGACTGTTTTAATCGATATCGATATCTATTCGATATTTGAGACATGTCTATCTCCTTTCTGTGCAACTATCGCTACCTCAACAGCTGACGTTGGCGTACCGTTTAAAAAATTCAGTATATCGCCAAACATCAACGGTAACGCATGTGGTTTGCTCTCGGAAATGTTTTTGAGTGCTTGAGTGCGCACGCGAGAAGAACTGTCGGCATTTGAGAAGCGATCAGCAGAAAtgtaattgtttgttttggggATCGAATCGAGTGGCTGTTATACTGTTAGATTGATGCTACTTTTCCAAGCTGCTGTCCTTTTTTCGCGTTGTTTGGGTCACGGGAAAACATGTTAGCTTGCCAAACAAAGAAATCAATTTAACCGAAATGTTTCGTACGATCGGCGGAGATTTCTGCACTAATTTTCACCtggtgtgtttgtgtgtgcgtgcgtgagTTCTGTTATAAATAGCGAAAGAGAGGAGGAAAAAGCAGATCGCTTTTTGGGCCATTAAAAATGCCGAAAGAAAGTGCGGAGcgggataaataaaaaaaatatttgtttgtgggccaacaaaataaattagaacAACTCGTAAATAAGTCGGGCGCCAGAGGAAATGctgaaaaataaacgaaataaaataaaataaaattaaattaaattcgcaaacgcagccgcgcggaaatgtgcaaattgatggaaaattaaaaaggcaaaaagtagcgaatcaaaaaaaggaaaaattgcaaaaagaATTCCTGTTACAAGAAACCAGTTCCTAACTCCCCACCCACCTCCTATCTTCTCCTTTTTTCTGGCTGCATCCGTTTTGAGCGAAAGTTTCTACTCCACTGTGCGAAATGTGTGCAAACAAGTTGGCCAGCTGTTCGCCGAGCGGAGAGGATGGAGTGGCCAAGATGGGGAAATGCGGAAAAATCTAGCCAATTAATTGTGCCGTGAAAGTGTGCGCCAAGTCAATGTctataataaatacaattttttacaATTTGCAGTCCGGTGCCTTTTGTGCGCTTCCATTCGACTCGATTCGTTTCAACTCGATTGAAAGCAACTTTGCGatcaaaaaactaacaaaaacgGAAAGTCTCGCCTTGCAATTGGACTTGAATGGCTCTAAAGGCCTTTTTTCGCACCCGGACTCGAGGTAAGCCTGTTTAATTTTCACGCCGACTTCGCATTTTAAGGCAGGCGACAAATTATTTGGGTATCGTATGCAACGACACGTTTCATTAACTTGTATGCATGCGATTCGTTTTAGTGGTCACAAAAAACATTAACAATAATTCAAGTTTCTATTCGTTAATTAATTTCGCATTTCTCTGCTATTTTCACTGATCGATTCCCTTTTCAACTTTTCTCAGTTAAATTTTACACATTTGTAATTGTTAATTGCTTTAAAGAGTGCCAAATTAGAAATGTACAAGATTCTCGCAAATTTAGAGCAAAAATGGTttcaaaattgattttccatttaataTTGAGAATTCTGACTTGAAGTATCATTCGTAAGATCTTTAATGATCTCAAACTTTCTGGATAGATCATAAACTGTACAGTGTTGCAAACTCCACGCAACGCTGGTGTGTGAGTGCTTTCTGCACTAGCTAGAACGGGATAGGGCAATCAAGAGTGTAAACAACAGTTAAATGTTGTTAAACTCGAATCCGGCGACTGCTCTTGTCACATGTTCTGCGCCCGCAGCTCCACTCTTTTTCGCCCTTCGTCGACGAGTTTTGTGCCTTATCGCAacccttgtttgttttttgtgttcTTCTTGCCGTATTATATGGCCGGTTCTGCTGCGGCTTTTGTATAACTTCCgctattgttattattttttagtgGTTCGTTGTTGGAAGAAGTGTAATTAAACAGTGGCGTCGGCACGGGGAAGGGGCAGGGGCGCGGCGGAGGTAACCCTgcagcagcaaatgcagcAGCCGCCGACTCACGGGAGTTGCCACCTCGAAAACCGGTTACAAATCATTAAACTAAAATTCTGGCTCGCCGTCCCGCTCGCACCGCGCTGCCTCTCGCTCCCACCTGCACGCCTCACTGCACAGTGGCGcatgcaagtgcaacttgtTGCAGCAACTGTTGCCGCCGCCGTCcgtgttgcatgttgcatgcTGCTGCGAGTGCACTTTCATTAGACGGACGAATTGAAAGATTTATGAACAGAAAGAAAGTGTGTGGTGGGGAACAGGTCTAAAACAAATCCATATTTTATCAATAAAATGAAGACCAACCGATTTCCGAGGCACTTATAAAGTGCGCTAATTAACAAAAATTCACTAGAGtcggtttttttgaaaatcgCAATGactttaaattatattaagcAACAAATTGCACATGTTTAGACATTTATTTTGAAACATGTTTAAGataattataaaattcaattaaatgtaGTAATTGGTATAACCcttattaacattttaaagaaataaataatgacaaattattttttgagCTTAATTTTGGTATTTCAGACCTTTGCAGAGCATTTCAACTTCTTTATCAGCATTTCGCTGAGCTTTCCCGTTTTTCCTGTTTCggttgcaaaaaaaaagaaagaaaaaaaaactaattaaatttgtCTAATATTCAAAATCGAAAGAGGGAAAAACTCGTTTATCGGCATCCTTGTGACACACTGACATCTTTAGCTAATCTCGGGCCCTCCCCCTTTCCGCACTCCGCCATCCCGCTCCCATCACACTTTGCTTAATTAATTCTGTTTTCGGTTTTGTGTGCCGCCACCTATCAATGCCACCCCCCTCGGTTCCCAATCCCCCCCTCGCCCAGTCGCTCGTTGCTGGCCCCGTAATTTGCATTGATTTGCAAATTTTTTATTGGCCGTTTCGACTCGAGCCTGACGTAATTTGTTAAACTTTGTTATTTACCTGGCTGACATCGATGGCCAACTAATCAGCGCCAGCTTTTGTTGGCTTTAATTTATGGTGTGTGGGCATTTTAAGCGCTTTAATCGCAAAGGATTCTGTCCCACACTCCAGTTCCTAATCTTTCGGTACGATTTTTCTGGTTTAATCATCTCCTTCGGGGTCAGAGATTACGTATATTTCTCAGAAAAGTTGGCCATAAAAGTGGTGAATGAATTAAACCAAATCACTTCAAATCGAGGAGAGATAAAAGTGATGTTGCTTCAACTGgattatattttaatgataCAAACTGGATTTAATGGGTTAAGATCATATTAATTCCAGCTTGATTAGCTTCCGTTGCTGTGCTTTTAATAAGGTGCTCTTTTTATTCTACTGTTTACATAATCAGTGCTTAGATTCCTTAATGTGGAGATCCTTTTACTGTGTATCCCTTACAATTGTTATCATTGATATATCAATGTCAATAGAGAATTAACTTAATATAAAACGTCGTCATAAATAGACCTTATTTCTTCATAAAATCAATTGTTATAGCCCTTCTTCATGTTTTTAAACATACATGGTtgcatttttaagttttttttgcaACCATGGCATACTAAGGAAATATTTGACGGTCGAACTAAGGAGTTAAATACCAACTACTCGAGATTTGTCTGCGTGTACTTCAAATTGTGTTCGAAATTCGattctttaaattgaaatttgacAATGAGGAAGTCTCGACCGCAGCCCCCTCCCCCTTCCCCCTTGTTTGCTAACATATGTCGATCGGTGTCCAAGGCAGCAGCTGTTGAGTTGAGACAGAAGTCCAAGAACAAGAACCTCGAACATGACAGACTTCTCTTCTCAACAGGCCCTTCAGTTAGTTGGTTAGGGTTTACTTATTAAAGCGTTATTTGCTTCATCCCGGCCACTTGTTAATTGCGCACTTTGCATTCTATTGCAAGTTCATCATGCCTAACGGTTTCGTTTTCAAGTACAGGGATGAAGACTCGACTGACTCAAAAGTCAGTTAACTAATTCAATTAGTGCCACGTGAATTACCCGTCCGAAAGTCATGGAAAATGGGCCAAGAAAGACGAGCGAGGGAAACGCAAGCAACAAACTGGACAGAGACGAGGCGAAACTTTTGTTATCCCATTGTGTCTGCTGTCGAGATGATTACTCGTATTCGAGGGAAGCGGAGGGCACCGGGAATGGACCCGGCGTTGGAAATGGTAAAGAAAAGGGAACCCAGAGGTGGACAATTCTCGGAACCCTCCACCGAACAATATGATTAGATAAGGTTCTGAATATAACCACCTTTGATTGAGAACAACACGAGTGCCGATGAATGTTCTTTTCGGAATGCAAAGAAAACTAGTAACCTGCGGGGTGATAGAATATTGCATACCAATTTAAAAAGTAATTCAAAATGGGAATGAT
Encoded proteins:
- the LOC6618327 gene encoding protein aurora borealis, with the protein product MYNDEVRTPQALKNRYITNVNGLKCRARRNSHSNSSNSSAAAATPTNGGKENGKYSPQMSGNVCTPPPKRLHKVRNPFEGAMADRLHLPLIASPSLFRSRTPQLSSTQFEWNIDEVSQLKPADVEPHETQFHDSPDPEQESKAQLAISAFFKESHIVPSPVDCPLRKQRIILNCSEDNTPISNKSRRMRDCEVQTELTLPPILPKALEDALLPYLRPHLAGRLSGRSKSSGGPDIFNSSMRRKLFDLHNVIVLGEQDTAEQSRSMVGSSPQGKQTMFAGRLSDSASGESSFGCLSPIRNLCGLPPGTPDNGTCSGKRKLLMHELELPSPIAPSEHLSRRLVHSKVEVSVTEQHDTLSERTALKFTPDRSSSPMGALEHSDCSINQRVRRLRVNSTRQVVIEAGDQPLFEETEGEEEEAETDDDEEAEAMQLSTVSFNCSSSNSDTPRGHKRHRSAQRKNLSQSFSANLEEEADQTPDAGSIQPAEAPSVAMPQQGARIPLYRADSGFNETSSTTFAFSQDLPLDVSMACCSTPSTRS